The genomic stretch GGAACGGTAGAATCGGGAGTAAAACAAATTAGGGAAAGAATAAAAATCAGAGGGGCACAATGGAAAAAAGAGTCTGTGAATAAAATATTACAGTTACGCTGTGCTTATCTCAATGGAGACTTAGGACTATTTACTCAAACAGGTTAATTTAATTCTTGTTGTCACTTCCTATATGGTTTTCTCTTCTTATAAGAATGGGATACTCTTCTTTTTCTCTATTATAATTTGTAATTCGAGGTTCAGTTCACAAGTTAGTATTTAGTGAACTTTTATGATTGTTAACAATAATTAAATTTTAAGTTATTTAAAAAAATGAATTTTATTCGCATTTTAGCGATCGCAACTAATGGTTTTCGAGAAGTAATTAGAGATCGTATTTTATATGTACTGGGTTTCTTTGTATTATTACTTGTGTTAGCATCTCGCATTTTGCCACCTATTGCAGTCAGTGCAGACGGAAAAATTTTTTTAGATTTAGGTATTGGTGCTATAAGTTTATTAGGTGCGATCGTAGCAATTTTTGTAGGTACAGGATTAATTAATAAAGAGATTGAAAAACGAACTGTGTTAATTCTTGTACCAAAGCCTCTGACTACCACAGAGTTTATTTTGGGAAAACACTTAGGTTTATCCGGTGTACTTTTCGTATTGGTAGGAACTATGACTACCTTTTATTTTATATTAATGAATTTATTGGGTATAACTTATCCCTTTCAAAGCTTGCTAATTGCGATCACATATATTTTATTAGAATTAATGCTATTGATAGCTATAGCCATGACTTTCGGAGTATTTACCAGTTCTATTTTAGCCACACTTTTGAGCTTTGGTGTGTATATAATGGGGCATTTAAGTAAAGATCTGTTAGAATTAGGTAAAATCACGGAAAATGTTGGAATAGAGAGAATAACAAAAACTCTTTTCTTAATTCTGCCAGATTTGGAAAGATTAAACTTAAAAAATGAAGCAGTTTACAATATCTTACCAAATACAGGGGAATTAATTAACAGTTTAATTTATGGGGTTCTGTACATAATTCTTTTATTAACTATTACAATTACTATATTTTCTCGTCGTCAATTCTAAAAGTTGTTGACTACCTTCCATTTTTAGCTAAAATAAATTTAAAAAATATGGAAAACAACCTAATTTTAGACAGAGTTGATTCCAACGAAATTCATGATTATTTGCTTTTTTTGTTGGAAACTTCAGATGAAATTAACTTTTTTTGTGAATCTAGTTATCAGATACTTTCTAATTATTTAAAGTTGAATAGTTTCATTGTAACCAGTTTCTCTGAAAATACTGATCAATGTGAGATTGTTTATCAAAATTTTAACACAACATCTTCTGAAGAATATTTATCCACTGTTTTTTCTCTAGTAAATAAATCTTTAGAAGATAAATTAAAAAGAAAAATTTATTTCAATTTTCATAATAATATCAATAATTATTTTGAGGGTTTTTGTCATTTAACTAATCATAACAATAATAGCTATTTTTATTTATTATCTCTACAATTTAAAGGAAAATATATTGGAAATTTATTAATAGATTTTGAAAAGTTTTATAAAACAGAAAATGAAGCAAAAAAAGTTATTATTTTACTTGGTAAATATCTAGCTATTTATCTTTATGAAAAACTATTAGAATTTAAACAACAAGATTTAGAAAAACAGAAACAAAAGTTAAATCAAAGTAAAGAAAATCAAAGTGAATATTTGTCAAAAATGAATCACGAGTTAAGAACTCCAATTTCTGCGGTTATAGGTTTTGCAAAAATGTTACAGCAACAGCTATACGGTGAATTAAATGCAAAACAAGCTCAATATGTAGATGCAATTTATCAATCAGGAAAGTATTTGTTAGATTTAATTAGTGATTTATTGGATATATCAAAAATTGAAGCCAATAAAGAGGATTTATATATTGAAAAAATTTTAGTAAATGAGTTGTGTGAATCTTCCTTAGCTTTAATAAAAACTAATGCTGAACAACGAGGACTAAAATTAATTCTCACCATTGAAGATAGTATAAAGTATTGTTATATCGATCGACGTCGCATTCAACAAGTATTAGTGAATTTGTTGTCTAACGCCGTAAAATTTACTGAAACTGGTTTTATTACTCTTGATGTAAAAGAGGAGAATAATTGTATATTTTTTAGAGTGATTGATACAGGTATTGGAATTAGTCAAGAATCACAAAAAAAATTATTTCTTCCCTTTTCTCAATTAAATACTCATCTTCATAGACAATCGAAAGGTAGTGGTTTAGGACTCGTTATTTCTCGTGAATTAGCTAAACTTCATGGAGGAGATATTACCTTAATTTCAGAAGAAAATAAGGGTAGTTGTTTCACTTTATATCTTCCCCAAGTTCATAAATAAATAGTTTTATTCGGGAAAAAATTGTTGTACAAATGCTAAATTAGCGGTGTCTCTTAGAATAAGAAATATTCCTAAACCTAGTAATAAAACTAATCCTGTTTGCATGATCCCCTCTTGTAATTTGTTAGGCAGAGGTTTTCCCATAATTCCTTCTACAGCTAAAAATGCCAATTGTCCGCCGTCAAGGGCCGGTAAAGGTAAAATGTTGATAATAGCTAAGTTAATACTAATTAAAGCTCCAAACTGAAATAAGTTACCTAAATCATTCTTGGCTAATTCTGCTCCCACCGCTACGATCGCAATTGGCCCCGCTACTTGTTTTACATTTTCCTGAAAATTACTAATTAATTGAGCAAAACCTTGTATAGTCAGTTTTGTATAACGTTCAAATTGTTCCGCTCCCACGGTAAATGCTTCTACAATATCATGAGGACGACGTTTGATAAATGCCCCATTAGGTGCTAACATCACCCCTATTTTTCCTTTTCCATTATCCGATAATTCTGGTGTTACAGGTAAAATAAAAGTCTCATTACCTCTTTTCACCGTGAATTTTAAACTTTCATTGGGAGATTCTTGAATAGTTTTTCTTAAAGTCTCTAAAGCAGTTTCTTCGGCCGGTAATATTTGATTATTGATACCCAGAATAATATCTCCTTTTTGCAATCCTGCACTTAAAGCAGGGGAATTCACCTCTGTGATAATTTCGGGAATCAAAACACCGGGTTGATAGTTTATATCTTGTATGCCAACAGTTATAGCTTGACTTACTAATAAAAAATAAGCAAAAATTAGATTGGCAATGACTCCGGCACTAATTACGATCGCACGATCGAAGACTGGACGATTACGGAGTAGATTAGGATCATCTAAAGAAATGTTACTATCAGGATCATCATCAGGAAAACCCACATAACCACCTAAGGGGAAAGCTCTTAATGCGTATTCTGTTTCCTTTCCATCATACTTAGCCAACACAGGCCCAAAGCCGATGGAAAATTTACTTACACGAATACCCTGTAATCTTGCCGCTCCAAAATGTCCTAATTCATGAACTACGATTAATAAACCTAAAACTGCGATCGCCGCCAATACTGACATAGTATCTAATTTTACTTACAAAATTCTTTAGAGTCTATTATAACCTCAGTTACTATGAACAATCATTGAGACTTGAAATGAAACCTAAAAAAATTAGTTTTTTCCGATATTACCTGAGTTCGAGGTATTAAACTTTAACTAATATCTAATTCGGATCATCAGTTATAACAATACTTTGCGTCATGAGCGGTCTTTGCGAGAAATTCTACTATTATTATTCAATAGTTTTGAATCAATTATTCTCATATTTCCCTATTCTCTATTCCTTTTTTCCTCTCTTTACCGATAATTTTATAGTTCACCCTTGGTAATATTGATAGGGCAATTAGATTAACAATTGACAAACATTCAAAAAATAAGATAAGATCATAGATTGTCACTGGTACGATATACTAGAGGCAAATTATATTTATATATACAGAAATGGTGTATAAAAAGCATATCTTATGCCAACTATTCAACAATTAATTCGTAGCGAACGCGCCTTAATTCAAAAGAAAACTAAATCTCCAGCCCTTAAAGAATGTCCTCAGCGTCGTGGGGTTTGTACAAGAGTTTATACTACAACTCCCAAAAAACCTAACTCAGCATTGAGAAAAGTAGCAAGGGTTCGTTTAACTTCTGGTTTTGAAGTAACTGCATATATTCCCGGTATTGGTCATAACCTTCAGGAACACTCCGTAGTGTTAATTAGAGGTGGCAGGGTGAAAGATTTACCCGGTGTAAGATACCACATAGTTAGAGGAACTCTTGATGCAACAGGAGTAAAAGACAGAAAGCAAGGACGCTCTAAATATGGAGCAAAACGTCCGAAAGCCTAGAATAAGAAAACATAATTAAAAATAAAAGAGATTTAATTTTCGGTGTAGAAATTTAAAACTCTCCTTTTTGTTGTGTTATCCATCACTAGATTAAATAATTAATTCCATAGTAATTTTTTAAGGATAAATATAATGTCTCGTAGAAGTAAAGCTAAAGTGGTGGAAGTTCCACCAGATCCCCTTTATAACAGTCGCTTGGTTAACATGACCATCCGTAGAATCATGAAAGATGGGAAAAAATCTCTCGCCGCTAGAATTTTATATGATGCTTTAAGTATCATTGCTGAAAGAACTGGCACTGAAGCGATGGAAACTTTTGAAAAAGCTATCAAAAACCTTACCCCTTTAGTAGAAGTAAAAGCCAGACGGGTTGGTGGTGCAACTTATCAAGTACCTATGGAAGTTCGTACTTCTCGTGGTAGTAGTCTAGCTTTGCGTTGGTTGATCCAATTTTCTCGTAAAAGAAGCGGTAAAACTATGTCTATGAAATTGGCTAACGAAATCATGGACGCCGCTAATGAAACTGGTGGAGCAATCAAAAAAAGAGAAGAAACCCATAAAATGGCTGAAGCTAACAAGGCTTTTGCTCATTATCGTTACTAAGACTTTTATAAGAAGTTAGGCAACAACCCAAGCAAATTAATTAATAATTAAAATATCTCAATTGATTTTTTTTATTTTGCGACACATTTAATCTACATTTTTTCAATTTACTTTCCTAAGAGTGGTAAGTTTTGTAAAGAACAGTGTAGAATAGTAAACGGTGTCAATTTTTAGCAGAAATAACCTGAAAAGTATTGCTCTAAGTAAAAGGAGGTAACTGTGGCTCGTACAATTCCCCTAGAAAAAGTCCGTAACATTGGTATTGCGGCTCATATAGATGCGGGTAAAACCACAACAACAGAAAGAATACTTTTTTACTCTGGTATTGTTCACAAGATCGGGGAAGTTCATGATGGAAATGCTGTGACTGACTGGATGGAACAGGAAAGAGAGCGGGGTATAACCATTACTGCCGCTGCTATTAGTACTGATTGGAGAGGTCATCACATTAACATTATCGATACCCCCGGCCACGTTGATTTTACCATTGAAGTAGAACGATCGATGCGCGTCTTAGACGGAGTTATCGCAGTATTTTGTTCTGTGGGAGGAGTTCAGCCTCAGTCGGAAACGGTTTGGCGACAAGCCGATCGATATAAAGTACCTCGTATTGCTTTTGTCAATAAAATGGATCGTACAGGAGCAAATTTCTTAAAGGTATATAAACAGGTAAAAGAGCGTTTAAGAGCTCCTGCTGTTGCTATTCAAATTCCCATCGGTAGTGAAGAAAAATTCCAAGGCATCGTGGATTTAATTACCATGAAAGCCCACATCTATTTAGATGATTTAGGAGAACAAATCAAAATTGCTGATATTCCCACAGATATATTGGAATTAGCCCAAGAATATCGAGGCTATCTGGTGGAAGCCGTCGCAGAATCAGACGAAAATCTGTTGGAGAAATATTTGGGAGAAGAAGAAATTACCGAACAAGAAATTAAATTAGCCCTGCGTCATGGTACTTTAACAGGTGCTTTAATTCCCATGTTGTGCGGTTCAGCTTTTAAAAATAAAGGTGTACAACTGCTTTTAGATGCGGTGGTGGATTATTTGCCAGCACCAACGGAAGTACCAGCCATTAAAGGGATTTTGCCCGATGGTGAAGAAGGAGTAAGACACTCTAGCGATGATGAACCTTTCTCCGCTTTAGCCTTTAAAATTGCATCAGATCCCTATGGTCGTTTAACATTCATTAGGGTTTATTCTGGGGTGTTGACTAAAGGTACTTATGTATATAATGCTACCAAAAACAAAAAAGAACGCATCTCCCGTTTAATTATCCTCAAGGCAAACGATCGCATCGAGGTGGATGAATTAAGGGCAGGAGATTTAGGGGCGATTATCGGGTTAAAATTAACCACCACAGGTGACACTTTATGTGATGATCAAAATCCCATCATTTTAGAGTCGTTATATGTACCTGAACCAGTTATTTCTGTGGCAGTGGAACCAAAAACTACCCAAGATATGGATAAGTTATCCAAAGCCTTACAATCTCTTTCTGACGAAGATCCAACCTTTAAAGTGAGCGTTGATCCTGAAACTAATCAAACGGTGATCGCTGGTATGGGAGAATTACATTTAGAGATTCTAGTCGATCGAATGTTGCGAGAGTTTAAAGTAGAAGCCCATGTAGGACAACCTCAAGTAGCTTATCGTGAGACTATTCGTAAGGCAGTAAGAGCCGAAGGCAAATTTATTCGTCAAAGTGGCGGAAAAGGGCAATATGGTCATGTGGTAATCGAAATCGAGCCTCAAGAAGAAGGTAAAGGCTTTGAATTTGTATCGAAAATCGTAGGTGGTACAATTCCCAAAGAATATATCCCCTCCATCGGTCAAGGCATCAAAGAAGCCTGTGAATCTGGTATAATGGCAGGTTATCCCGTAATAGATCTCAAAGTTACTCTCATTGATGGTTCATTCCACGATGTGGACTCATCGGAAATGGCGTTTAAAATTGCCGGTTCAATGGCAATTCGGGATGGTGTTGAAAAAGCAGCACCTGTATTGTTAGAACCAATGATGAAAGTTGAGGTAGAAGTACCAGACAATTTCTTAGGAGATGTCATGGGAGATCTTAACTCTCGTCGTGGCACGATCGAAGGCATGAACTCAGAAGATAGTATTGCTAAAGTTACAGCCAAAGTTCCTTTAGGGGCGATGTTCGGATATGCGACTGATATTCGCTCTAAGACCCAAGGACGTGGTATATTTAGCATGGAGTTCAGTAATTATGCCGAAGTTCCTAGCAATGTGGCAAATACCATTATTGCTAAAAATAGAGGTTATCTATAGCAGAAGGCAAAAGTTAAAATCTGATGTCTCCGATAATGTACTCTGTAATATTAATTAATTTAATTCATTAAATAAAGGAAAAACAAAGAAAATGGCACGGGAAAAATTTGAAAGAACGAAACCCCACGTTAATATTGGTACGATCGGTCACGTTGACCACGGTAAAACTACTCTTACCGCAGCTATTACCTTAACTTTATCTGCACTCGGTCAAGCAAAAGCTCGTAAATACGATGAAATCGACGCAGCTCCCGAAGAAAAAGCTCGTGGTATTACCATCAACACCGCTCACGTTGAATACGAATCTCCCGATCGTCACTATGCTCACGTTGACTGTCCCGGCCACGCTGACTATGTTAAAAACATGATCACTGGTGCGGCTCAAATGGATGGAGCTATTTTAGTAGTATCTGCTGCGGATGGTCCTATGCCTCAAACCCGTGAACACATTCTCTTAGCTAGACAGGTTGGCGTACCTAGTCTCGTTGTATTCTTAAACAAAGAAGATCAAGTGGATGACGCTGAATTATTAGAACTCGTTGAATTAGAAGTTCGTGAATTATTAACTGAGTATGGTTTCCCTGGAGATGATATTCCTATCGTTGCTGGTTCTGCTTTAAGAGCTGTTGAGCAAATGACTGCTAATCCCAAAACCCAAAAAGGTGAAAACGAGTGGACTGATAAAATTCATGCTCTCATGGAAGCAGTAGATAACTATATCCCTACCCCTGAGCGTGACATTGACAAGCCTTTCTTAATGGCTGTGGAAGATGTATTCTCCATCACTGGTCGTGGTACTGTTGCTACTGGTCGTATTGAACGTGGAAAAGTTAAAGTTCAAGAAACCGTAGAATTAGTTGGTATTCGTGACACCCGTAGCACCACTGTTACCGGGGTTGAAATGTTCCAAAAAACCTTAGACGAAGGTATGGCCGGAGACAACGTAGGTGTTCTTCTTCGTGGTGTACAAAAAGAAGATATTGAACGTGGTATGGTATTAGCTAAACCCGGTTCTATTACTCCTCACACCAAGTTTGAAGCGGAAGTTTACGTTCTCAAAAAAGAAGAAGGTGGTCGTCATACTCCTTTCTTCCCCGGATACCGTCCTCAGTTTTATGTGCGTACCACTGACGTAACTGGAACTATCAGTGACTTTACTGCTGATGATGGTAGCGCTGCTGAAATGGTTATGCCAGGCGATCGTATCAAAATGACCGTTGAATTAATCAACCCCATTGCGATCGAGCAAGGTATGCGTTTTGCTATTCGTGAAGGTGGCCGTACCATTGGTGCGGGTGCTGTAGCTAAAATCTTAAAATAAGCTGACATGATAGGGGGTACAGATAGTTTTGTGCGCCCCCTTTTTGTCGCTATTTAAGCCCTTTTACCAAGACAAAAGATAAAACAAAATTACCCTTATTATTCCCAAGTATTAGTAGTAATAAGTGTTCATTGTTCCTTGTTAACTGTTCATTGTCTTCCGTACCTTGAAAATTTACACACATACAAAATATTAATCATGGCCACATTACAACAACAAAAAATTCGTATTCGTCTTAAAGCATTTGATCGTCGTTTACTCGATACATCTTGTACCAAAATTGTTGAAACAGCTAATCGTACCAATGCGCAACCAGTAGGCCCTATTCCTCTCCCTACAAAACGTAAAATTTATTGTGTGCTGAGATCTCCCCACGTTGATAAGGATTCGAGAGAACATTTTGAAACCCGTACTCATCGGCGTGTTATAGATATATATCAACCTTCTTCTAAAACGATCGATGCTTTGATGAAATTAGATTTACCTGCAGGGGTAGATATTGAAGTAAAACTCTAAATATTTGTTGTTTAAAATAACTAACCATCAATGGTTATTTTCGGATCATTAAACCCTAAATGCTATAATAGTAAATTGTGCCAATTTAGATAAAACCATGCCAAAATTAAAAACCAAAAAATCTGCGGCTAAACGTTTTCGTATTACTGGAAGTGGGAAAAAAATTGTCCGCCGTAAAGCAAATAAAAATCACCTATTAGAACATAAAAGTAAAGAACAAAAACGTCGTCGTTTAAGTAATCTTGCTTTAGTGCATGAGAATGACGAAAAAGAAGTTCGTTTAATGTTACCTTACGCCTAAAAAATTAAGTTTATTTAATTTATTCCTCATCAAATTTAATTGTAAAAAAAATGACCAGAGTAAAAAGAGGTAACGTCGCCCGTAAAAGACGTAATAAAATTTTAAAGTTAGCTAAAGGCTTTCGTGGTTCACATTCTAAGCTATTTCGTACCGCTAACCAGCAGGTGATGAAAGCCCTTCGTAATGCTTACCGAGATCGTCGTAAGAAGAAAAGAGATTTTCGTCGTCTTTGGATTGCTCGTATCAATGCAGCAGCTAGACTTCAAGGTATTAGCTACAGTCAGTTAATTAACAAGTTGGATAAGGCTAATATTGTATTAAATCGTAAAATTTTGGCGCAGTTAGCTATTCAAGATGCTGATGCCTTTCAAAAAGTTGTTGAATTAGCTGTTAACAGTTGAAATCTCGATCGAATTACATATTAATAAAAGAGTGTTCAAAAGCAGTTCTTAACGCTTAAGGACACTTTTTTTGTTTTCATAAATTTTGTCTTGTATGTTTTGTTATTACAGAATAAAGTCTTTTATTCGTCAGTTAAATCTAATTTTCTGTTAACTTATAGTAATAACTTTGAGTTTTAAGAGAAAATATAGTTATGTCACAATTTATTGTCACTTTGATTGTTACTGCTATCTCTATGATAGTAACAGCTAAAGTTATCCCCGGTATCGTGATTAATAGTGTTCAAGCCTCTTTAATTGGTGCCTTTGTGTTTGGTCTTGTTAATGCTATTGTGAAACCACTTTTAATTTTATTCACCCTTCCAGCTACAATTCTGAGTCTTGGTTTATTTTTGTTTGTTGTGAATGCACTTTGTTTTTGGCTGGTAGCTTATTTTACTCCCGGATTTGAAGTTAAAGGTTTTTTTGATGCCCTTTTCGGTTCAGTTTTGTTATCTCTTGTGGCTGGTTTCTTAAATCAATTTTTCGATAAATCAGCTTAAATTTTTTTACTAATTTTGAAAATAGTGGGCATTGCCCACTCCATAAATCAAAAAAATACTACTTTTTCATGATTTCTAAATCTGTTCATCCGTTATCTCGTTTAGTCAAATATTCCCACAAATATCAGACTTCTATTTATCAAGCGGTAACTTGTTCTATTCTAAATAAGTTATTTGATTTAGCTCCTCCTGTATTAATTGGTGCGGCAGTAGATGTGGTGGTAAATCGTCAAGATTCTGTTATTGCTAAGTTTGGGGGAGTTGACACTGTTTTTGGACAATTATTAGTTTTAACGGCTTATTCAGGGGTTATTTGGGGTTTAGAATCAATTTTTGAGTACGCATACCAACGTTTATGGCGTAATCTTGCCCAAAATATACAGCATGATTTACGCCTGGATGCTTATCGTCATATTCAAGATTTAGAGTTAGAGTATTTTGAAAATAGAAGCACTGGAAGACTTTTAGCCATTCTTAATGATGATATTAACCAATTAGAACGGTTTTTGGATGTTGGTGCTAATGATATTTTACAGATTGTTACCACTGTAATTGTTATTAGTGCCACTTTTTTCGTCTTAACTCCTAACACTGCATGGATGACTATTATTCCTATTCCTATTATTATCTGGGGTGCGATCGCATTTCAAAAATTTCTTGCTCCTCGTTATATGGATGTTAGGGAAAAAGTAAGTGTGCTTAATAGTCGTCTAGCGAATAATTTGACTGGTATTACTACCATAAAAAGTTTTACCACAGAACACTATGAAATAGATCGAATCCGTAAAGATAGTGAAGCCTACTTAAGGAGTAATCAAAAAGCAATTACCTTAAGTGCGGCATTTATTCCCTTAATTCGAGTGGTAATTTTAGCCGGATTCGTGGGAATTTTACTCTATGGTGGTTTGGAAGTTGAAAAAGGTAACTTAGCGGTGGGTACTTATAGCGTATTAGTATTCATGACTCAAAGACTACTTTGGCCTTTAACGGGATTAGGACAAACCCTTGATTTATATCAACGGGCAATGGCTTCCACTTCAAGAGTGATGGATGTTTTAGATACTCCTATGACGATTCATTCAGGAGATTTACCTTTACCTCTAAACGGTGTCAAAGGTGAAATTCAATTTAATAATATTACGTTTGCTTACAACGAAAGAGACCCCGTCTTAGAAAATTTTAACTTGATGATTCCTGCCACTTCAACAATTGCTATCGTCGGCTCGACAGGTTCAGGAAAAAGTACTATAGTTAAGTTATTGTTGCGGTTTTACGAAATTCAATCAGGTAATATAACTCTTGATGGCATCAATCTTAAAGATATTGTATTGTATGATTTACGTCGTGCCATTGGTTTAGTCAGTCAAGATGTGTTTTTGTTTCATGGCAGTGTGAGAGAGAATATTGCTTATGGTAGCCCGAATGCCACAGAAGAAGATATTATTAAAGCGGCACAAATAGCAGAAGCTCACGAATTTATTATTGAATTGCCTCAAGATTATGATACGATCGTGGGTGAAAGAGGACAGAAATTATCAGGAGGACAAAGACAAAGATTATCTATTGCAAGGGCAATTTTGAAAAATCCCCCTATCCTAATTCTTGACGAGGCAACTTCAGCAGTAGATAATGAGACGGAAGCTGCGATCGCAAAATCTTTAGAACATATTACACAGAATCGTACTACGATAATGATAGCCCATCGACTTTCCACCATTCGTCATGCAGACTGTATTTATGTGCTGGAAAAAGGAAAAATTGTTGAGCAAGGAAAACATGAGGAGTTGATAGAAAAACAGGGAATTTATGAAAGTTTATGGAGAGTACAAACAGGAAATATTCATTTAAAATAAAAATTTGTAATATTTAGATCTTGCACCTCTATTACCTCAGTTCGACATAAAAGTTTTGATTAAGGTAGGAGACAGGAGATAAGAAATAGTAGTAATAATTGATTGTAAAACTACTAAAATTGATTTTTCTAGTTTTGTTTCATTAGTATTGTCCCATTATTGTAAACCTGACAAATATGCACATCCCCTTGTATTTAATTATTATTAACTTTAATTTATGTATTTTTTATGAATAATCAGAGGGATTTTTTTCTTTAAAAATGCTTTAATAGTTAACTTTTGATACATAGAAAATATTAAATATTTCCTCTATTTTACTCAATTATTAACGGATCTGCATCAATTACTAAAGATACAGAATTATGA from Geminocystis sp. NIES-3709 encodes the following:
- a CDS encoding ABC transporter permease, which encodes MNFIRILAIATNGFREVIRDRILYVLGFFVLLLVLASRILPPIAVSADGKIFLDLGIGAISLLGAIVAIFVGTGLINKEIEKRTVLILVPKPLTTTEFILGKHLGLSGVLFVLVGTMTTFYFILMNLLGITYPFQSLLIAITYILLELMLLIAIAMTFGVFTSSILATLLSFGVYIMGHLSKDLLELGKITENVGIERITKTLFLILPDLERLNLKNEAVYNILPNTGELINSLIYGVLYIILLLTITITIFSRRQF
- a CDS encoding HAMP domain-containing sensor histidine kinase → MENNLILDRVDSNEIHDYLLFLLETSDEINFFCESSYQILSNYLKLNSFIVTSFSENTDQCEIVYQNFNTTSSEEYLSTVFSLVNKSLEDKLKRKIYFNFHNNINNYFEGFCHLTNHNNNSYFYLLSLQFKGKYIGNLLIDFEKFYKTENEAKKVIILLGKYLAIYLYEKLLEFKQQDLEKQKQKLNQSKENQSEYLSKMNHELRTPISAVIGFAKMLQQQLYGELNAKQAQYVDAIYQSGKYLLDLISDLLDISKIEANKEDLYIEKILVNELCESSLALIKTNAEQRGLKLILTIEDSIKYCYIDRRRIQQVLVNLLSNAVKFTETGFITLDVKEENNCIFFRVIDTGIGISQESQKKLFLPFSQLNTHLHRQSKGSGLGLVISRELAKLHGGDITLISEENKGSCFTLYLPQVHK
- the rseP gene encoding RIP metalloprotease RseP, with amino-acid sequence MSVLAAIAVLGLLIVVHELGHFGAARLQGIRVSKFSIGFGPVLAKYDGKETEYALRAFPLGGYVGFPDDDPDSNISLDDPNLLRNRPVFDRAIVISAGVIANLIFAYFLLVSQAITVGIQDINYQPGVLIPEIITEVNSPALSAGLQKGDIILGINNQILPAEETALETLRKTIQESPNESLKFTVKRGNETFILPVTPELSDNGKGKIGVMLAPNGAFIKRRPHDIVEAFTVGAEQFERYTKLTIQGFAQLISNFQENVKQVAGPIAIVAVGAELAKNDLGNLFQFGALISINLAIINILPLPALDGGQLAFLAVEGIMGKPLPNKLQEGIMQTGLVLLLGLGIFLILRDTANLAFVQQFFPE
- the rpsL gene encoding 30S ribosomal protein S12, with translation MPTIQQLIRSERALIQKKTKSPALKECPQRRGVCTRVYTTTPKKPNSALRKVARVRLTSGFEVTAYIPGIGHNLQEHSVVLIRGGRVKDLPGVRYHIVRGTLDATGVKDRKQGRSKYGAKRPKA
- the rpsG gene encoding 30S ribosomal protein S7, which encodes MSRRSKAKVVEVPPDPLYNSRLVNMTIRRIMKDGKKSLAARILYDALSIIAERTGTEAMETFEKAIKNLTPLVEVKARRVGGATYQVPMEVRTSRGSSLALRWLIQFSRKRSGKTMSMKLANEIMDAANETGGAIKKREETHKMAEANKAFAHYRY
- the fusA gene encoding elongation factor G translates to MARTIPLEKVRNIGIAAHIDAGKTTTTERILFYSGIVHKIGEVHDGNAVTDWMEQERERGITITAAAISTDWRGHHINIIDTPGHVDFTIEVERSMRVLDGVIAVFCSVGGVQPQSETVWRQADRYKVPRIAFVNKMDRTGANFLKVYKQVKERLRAPAVAIQIPIGSEEKFQGIVDLITMKAHIYLDDLGEQIKIADIPTDILELAQEYRGYLVEAVAESDENLLEKYLGEEEITEQEIKLALRHGTLTGALIPMLCGSAFKNKGVQLLLDAVVDYLPAPTEVPAIKGILPDGEEGVRHSSDDEPFSALAFKIASDPYGRLTFIRVYSGVLTKGTYVYNATKNKKERISRLIILKANDRIEVDELRAGDLGAIIGLKLTTTGDTLCDDQNPIILESLYVPEPVISVAVEPKTTQDMDKLSKALQSLSDEDPTFKVSVDPETNQTVIAGMGELHLEILVDRMLREFKVEAHVGQPQVAYRETIRKAVRAEGKFIRQSGGKGQYGHVVIEIEPQEEGKGFEFVSKIVGGTIPKEYIPSIGQGIKEACESGIMAGYPVIDLKVTLIDGSFHDVDSSEMAFKIAGSMAIRDGVEKAAPVLLEPMMKVEVEVPDNFLGDVMGDLNSRRGTIEGMNSEDSIAKVTAKVPLGAMFGYATDIRSKTQGRGIFSMEFSNYAEVPSNVANTIIAKNRGYL
- the tuf gene encoding elongation factor Tu, with protein sequence MAREKFERTKPHVNIGTIGHVDHGKTTLTAAITLTLSALGQAKARKYDEIDAAPEEKARGITINTAHVEYESPDRHYAHVDCPGHADYVKNMITGAAQMDGAILVVSAADGPMPQTREHILLARQVGVPSLVVFLNKEDQVDDAELLELVELEVRELLTEYGFPGDDIPIVAGSALRAVEQMTANPKTQKGENEWTDKIHALMEAVDNYIPTPERDIDKPFLMAVEDVFSITGRGTVATGRIERGKVKVQETVELVGIRDTRSTTVTGVEMFQKTLDEGMAGDNVGVLLRGVQKEDIERGMVLAKPGSITPHTKFEAEVYVLKKEEGGRHTPFFPGYRPQFYVRTTDVTGTISDFTADDGSAAEMVMPGDRIKMTVELINPIAIEQGMRFAIREGGRTIGAGAVAKILK
- the rpsJ gene encoding 30S ribosomal protein S10 — protein: MATLQQQKIRIRLKAFDRRLLDTSCTKIVETANRTNAQPVGPIPLPTKRKIYCVLRSPHVDKDSREHFETRTHRRVIDIYQPSSKTIDALMKLDLPAGVDIEVKL
- the rpmI gene encoding 50S ribosomal protein L35, producing MPKLKTKKSAAKRFRITGSGKKIVRRKANKNHLLEHKSKEQKRRRLSNLALVHENDEKEVRLMLPYA
- the rplT gene encoding 50S ribosomal protein L20: MTRVKRGNVARKRRNKILKLAKGFRGSHSKLFRTANQQVMKALRNAYRDRRKKKRDFRRLWIARINAAARLQGISYSQLINKLDKANIVLNRKILAQLAIQDADAFQKVVELAVNS
- a CDS encoding phage holin family protein, translating into MSQFIVTLIVTAISMIVTAKVIPGIVINSVQASLIGAFVFGLVNAIVKPLLILFTLPATILSLGLFLFVVNALCFWLVAYFTPGFEVKGFFDALFGSVLLSLVAGFLNQFFDKSA